The Brachyhypopomus gauderio isolate BG-103 chromosome 2, BGAUD_0.2, whole genome shotgun sequence genome contains a region encoding:
- the kifc3 gene encoding kinesin-like protein KIFC3 isoform X3: MSDGEEESSFLTLPNSVLQRHRLTPDLNEPPLSDQHQLLLQALQEKVCEYQARLRSGDATKRLLLQHAHEPRQENLSAGRQPQHAPRAPGEHPGLPENQLDPASSACVRHLSAASPRRLDHPDPTHSQNTQQLALITGLHTQIEELEKKLVSQTEEVEKLRSEQGATDLEKQLELLQSENQRLREELRVSYAQQPPAVCSTSTCSTSTCSHSQDAEALRGALLRGEAEGQEQGRRLASLERRLEERVELVAHLQEQLEEVELRSAQNQETLAARLREAEEALSQQAAAPPQVKYVTKTVEVESVQCKQALVEAQTRNQALQEQLGVQRQLLRQLEEQLHDSQRTSRELRQQILVYEGEMERAQGQLEAELQSLEEEKNRVIEEAFIRAESEMKAVHENLAGVRMNLLTLQPALRTLTCDYNCLKRQVQDFPYMLEKAITEAKQEICQVISEVSSANQELLRKYKREMNLRKKCHNELVRMKGNIRVLCRVRPICQEETVGDCKNMVTFDPDDDAVLYLSNKGKLMTFELDKVFPPQATQEEVFQEVQSLVTSCIDGYNVCIFAYGQTGSGKTYTMEGVPEDPGINQRALRLLFSEVSEKKPDWDYSITVSMVEIYNETLRNLLGDAPNEKLDIKMCPDGSGQLYVPGLTEFSVESVEDINKVFELGHVNRATACTNLNEHSSRSHALLIITVAGFNSSTGHRTSGKLNLVDLAGSERIAKSGAEGSRLREAQCINKSLSALGDVIHALRSRHSHVPFRNSRLTYLLQDSLSGDSKTLMVVQVSPLDSNVSESVCSLKFAQRVRTVELGQASSSRRHAENSSTSSSPTHDSVELDSPPVTPVPLPISRASSASSTLSSTSRGHSSRRRSHSQLATDRQVDRASPLVGDSGQDE; encoded by the exons GCGCTGCAAGAGAAAGTGTGTGAGTACCAAGCTCGCCTCCGCAGCGGAGACGCCACCAAGAGACTGCTCCTCCAGCACGCACACGAGCCCCGCCAAGAGAACCTGAGCGCTGGCCGCCAGCCACAACACGCCCCCCGGGCTCCTGGAGAGCACCCGGGCCTGCCAGAGAACCAGCTCGACCCAGCAAGCAGCGCCT gtgtAAGGCACCTGAGTGCAGCATCACCAAGGCGACTGGATCACCCTGACCCTACTCACTCCCAGAATACCCAACAGCTCGCTCTCATAACAGGGCTGCACACACAG AttgaggagctggagaagaaaCTTGTCAGCCAGactgaggaggtggagaaattACGCTCTGAACAG ggggcGACAGACCTGGAAAAGCAGCTGGAGCTGCTGCAGAGTGAGAACCAGCGTCTCAGAGAAGAGCTGAGGGTCAGTTACGCCCAGCAGCCCCCAGCCGtctgctccacctccacctgctccacctccacctgctcccacAGCCAG GATGCAGAGGCCCTGCGGGGGGCGCTGTTGCGCGGCGAGGCGGAGGGCCAGGAGCAGGGCCGGCGGCTGGCCTCCCTGGAGCGGCGGCTAGAGGAGCGCGTGGAGCTGGTGGCCCACCTGCAGGAGCagctggaggaggtggagctcCGCAGCGCCCAGAACCAGGAAACGCTGGCCGCACGCCTCCGAGAGGCAGAGGAAGCCCTCTCCCAGCAGGCTGCAGCGCCCCCGCAGGTCAAG tatGTGACTAAGacggtggaggtggagtctgtccAGTGTAAGCAGGCCCTGGTGGAGGCGCAGACACGTAACCAGGCCCTCCAGGAGCAGCTGGGGGTCCAGAGGCAGCTACTCCGTCAGCTGGAGGAGCAGCTCCATGACAGCCAGAGAACCAGCAGGGAGCTACGTCAGCag atccTGGTCTacgagggagagatggagcgaGCTCAAGGCCAGTTGGAGGCGGAGCTGCAGAgtctggaggaggagaagaacagAGTGATAGAGGAGGCCTTCATCAGAGCTGAGAGTGAAATGAAGGCTGTGCATGAGAACCTCGCAG gtgtgcgGATGAATTTGCTGACCTTGCAGCCAGCATTGAGGACCCTCACCTGTGACTACAACTGTCTGAAGAGGCAGGTGCAAGACTTCCCTTACATGTTGGAGAAAGCTATTACTGAGGCTAAgcaagag atctGCCAGGTGATCAGTGAGGTGAGCAGTGCCAACCAGGAGCTGCTGCGTAAATACAAGAGGGAGATGAATCTGAGGAAGAAGTGTCACAATGAACTGGTGCGCATGAAAG GGAACATTCGAGTATTGTGCCGGGTACGCCCCATTTGCCAGGAGGAAACAGTGGGTGACTGCAAGAACATGGTGACCTTCGACCCAGACGACGATGCTGTTCTTTACCTGTCTAACAAGGGCAAGCTTATGACCTTTGAACTTGACAAGGTCTTCCCACCTCAAGCCACGCAGGAGGAG GTCTTTCAGGAAGTGCAGTCCCTGGTCACATCCTGCATAGATGGCTATAACGTCTGCATCTTCGCTTACGGACAGACCGGCTCAGGAAAGACCTACACGATGGAG GGTGTTCCTGAGGACCCCGGTATTAACCAGCGAGCCCTTCGTCTGCTGTTCTCTGAGGTGTCTGAGAAGAAGCCTGACTGGGATTACAGCATCACCGTCAGCATGGTGGAGATCTACAACGAGACACTGCG GAACCTCTTAGGAGACGCCCCCAATGAGAAGCTGGACATTAAGATGTGTCCAGACGGCAGCGGGCAGCTGTATGTGCCGGGTCTCACGGAGTTCTCAGTGGAGAGCGTGGAGGACATCAACAAG GTGTTTGAGCTGGGACACGTGAACCGAGCGACGGCGTGCACCAACCTGAACGAGCACAGCTCCCGCTCACACGCGCTCCTCATCATCACTGTGGCCGGCTTCAACTCGTCCACGGGACACCGCACCTCAG GCAAGCTGAATCTGGTGGACCTGGCCGGCTCAGAACGGATCGCCAAGTCTGGTGCTGAGGGCAGCCGTCTGCGGGAGGCCCAGTGCATCAACAAGTCCCTGTCGGCGCTGGGCGACGTGATTCACGCGCTGCGCTCGCGCCACTCTCACGTGCCCTTCCGGAACTCACGCCTCACGTACCTGCTCCAGGACTCGCTCAGCGGAGACAGCAAGACCCTCATGGTGGTCCAG gtgtctcCTTTGGACAGTAATGTCAGCGAGTCAGTCTGCTCTCTGAAGTTTGCCCAGCGTGTTCGTACAGTCGAGCTTGGCCAAGCCTCTTCCTCACGCAGACATGCTGAGAACTCTTCAACGTCTTCCTCACCTACTCATGACAGTGTGGAG CTGGACTCCCCTCCAGTGACCCCTGTGCCTCTGCCCATCTCCAGGGCCAGCAGTGCGAGCTCCACACTCTCTTCCACCTCCAGAGGTCACAGTTCACGCCGCCGATCCCACAGCCAGCTGGCCACTG ATAGACAGGTAGACAGAGCCAGCCCATTGGTTGGGGACAGTGGGCAG GACGAATGA
- the kifc3 gene encoding kinesin-like protein KIFC3 isoform X1 — MFSTRKTWDLGHTPCLQELWNKDISLDASSVDFLMSDGEEESSFLTLPNSVLQRHRLTPDLNEPPLSDQHQLLLQALQEKVCEYQARLRSGDATKRLLLQHAHEPRQENLSAGRQPQHAPRAPGEHPGLPENQLDPASSACVRHLSAASPRRLDHPDPTHSQNTQQLALITGLHTQIEELEKKLVSQTEEVEKLRSEQGATDLEKQLELLQSENQRLREELRVSYAQQPPAVCSTSTCSTSTCSHSQDAEALRGALLRGEAEGQEQGRRLASLERRLEERVELVAHLQEQLEEVELRSAQNQETLAARLREAEEALSQQAAAPPQVKYVTKTVEVESVQCKQALVEAQTRNQALQEQLGVQRQLLRQLEEQLHDSQRTSRELRQQILVYEGEMERAQGQLEAELQSLEEEKNRVIEEAFIRAESEMKAVHENLAGVRMNLLTLQPALRTLTCDYNCLKRQVQDFPYMLEKAITEAKQEICQVISEVSSANQELLRKYKREMNLRKKCHNELVRMKGNIRVLCRVRPICQEETVGDCKNMVTFDPDDDAVLYLSNKGKLMTFELDKVFPPQATQEEVFQEVQSLVTSCIDGYNVCIFAYGQTGSGKTYTMEGVPEDPGINQRALRLLFSEVSEKKPDWDYSITVSMVEIYNETLRNLLGDAPNEKLDIKMCPDGSGQLYVPGLTEFSVESVEDINKVFELGHVNRATACTNLNEHSSRSHALLIITVAGFNSSTGHRTSGKLNLVDLAGSERIAKSGAEGSRLREAQCINKSLSALGDVIHALRSRHSHVPFRNSRLTYLLQDSLSGDSKTLMVVQVSPLDSNVSESVCSLKFAQRVRTVELGQASSSRRHAENSSTSSSPTHDSVELDSPPVTPVPLPISRASSASSTLSSTSRGHSSRRRSHSQLATDRQVDRASPLVGDSGQDE, encoded by the exons GCGCTGCAAGAGAAAGTGTGTGAGTACCAAGCTCGCCTCCGCAGCGGAGACGCCACCAAGAGACTGCTCCTCCAGCACGCACACGAGCCCCGCCAAGAGAACCTGAGCGCTGGCCGCCAGCCACAACACGCCCCCCGGGCTCCTGGAGAGCACCCGGGCCTGCCAGAGAACCAGCTCGACCCAGCAAGCAGCGCCT gtgtAAGGCACCTGAGTGCAGCATCACCAAGGCGACTGGATCACCCTGACCCTACTCACTCCCAGAATACCCAACAGCTCGCTCTCATAACAGGGCTGCACACACAG AttgaggagctggagaagaaaCTTGTCAGCCAGactgaggaggtggagaaattACGCTCTGAACAG ggggcGACAGACCTGGAAAAGCAGCTGGAGCTGCTGCAGAGTGAGAACCAGCGTCTCAGAGAAGAGCTGAGGGTCAGTTACGCCCAGCAGCCCCCAGCCGtctgctccacctccacctgctccacctccacctgctcccacAGCCAG GATGCAGAGGCCCTGCGGGGGGCGCTGTTGCGCGGCGAGGCGGAGGGCCAGGAGCAGGGCCGGCGGCTGGCCTCCCTGGAGCGGCGGCTAGAGGAGCGCGTGGAGCTGGTGGCCCACCTGCAGGAGCagctggaggaggtggagctcCGCAGCGCCCAGAACCAGGAAACGCTGGCCGCACGCCTCCGAGAGGCAGAGGAAGCCCTCTCCCAGCAGGCTGCAGCGCCCCCGCAGGTCAAG tatGTGACTAAGacggtggaggtggagtctgtccAGTGTAAGCAGGCCCTGGTGGAGGCGCAGACACGTAACCAGGCCCTCCAGGAGCAGCTGGGGGTCCAGAGGCAGCTACTCCGTCAGCTGGAGGAGCAGCTCCATGACAGCCAGAGAACCAGCAGGGAGCTACGTCAGCag atccTGGTCTacgagggagagatggagcgaGCTCAAGGCCAGTTGGAGGCGGAGCTGCAGAgtctggaggaggagaagaacagAGTGATAGAGGAGGCCTTCATCAGAGCTGAGAGTGAAATGAAGGCTGTGCATGAGAACCTCGCAG gtgtgcgGATGAATTTGCTGACCTTGCAGCCAGCATTGAGGACCCTCACCTGTGACTACAACTGTCTGAAGAGGCAGGTGCAAGACTTCCCTTACATGTTGGAGAAAGCTATTACTGAGGCTAAgcaagag atctGCCAGGTGATCAGTGAGGTGAGCAGTGCCAACCAGGAGCTGCTGCGTAAATACAAGAGGGAGATGAATCTGAGGAAGAAGTGTCACAATGAACTGGTGCGCATGAAAG GGAACATTCGAGTATTGTGCCGGGTACGCCCCATTTGCCAGGAGGAAACAGTGGGTGACTGCAAGAACATGGTGACCTTCGACCCAGACGACGATGCTGTTCTTTACCTGTCTAACAAGGGCAAGCTTATGACCTTTGAACTTGACAAGGTCTTCCCACCTCAAGCCACGCAGGAGGAG GTCTTTCAGGAAGTGCAGTCCCTGGTCACATCCTGCATAGATGGCTATAACGTCTGCATCTTCGCTTACGGACAGACCGGCTCAGGAAAGACCTACACGATGGAG GGTGTTCCTGAGGACCCCGGTATTAACCAGCGAGCCCTTCGTCTGCTGTTCTCTGAGGTGTCTGAGAAGAAGCCTGACTGGGATTACAGCATCACCGTCAGCATGGTGGAGATCTACAACGAGACACTGCG GAACCTCTTAGGAGACGCCCCCAATGAGAAGCTGGACATTAAGATGTGTCCAGACGGCAGCGGGCAGCTGTATGTGCCGGGTCTCACGGAGTTCTCAGTGGAGAGCGTGGAGGACATCAACAAG GTGTTTGAGCTGGGACACGTGAACCGAGCGACGGCGTGCACCAACCTGAACGAGCACAGCTCCCGCTCACACGCGCTCCTCATCATCACTGTGGCCGGCTTCAACTCGTCCACGGGACACCGCACCTCAG GCAAGCTGAATCTGGTGGACCTGGCCGGCTCAGAACGGATCGCCAAGTCTGGTGCTGAGGGCAGCCGTCTGCGGGAGGCCCAGTGCATCAACAAGTCCCTGTCGGCGCTGGGCGACGTGATTCACGCGCTGCGCTCGCGCCACTCTCACGTGCCCTTCCGGAACTCACGCCTCACGTACCTGCTCCAGGACTCGCTCAGCGGAGACAGCAAGACCCTCATGGTGGTCCAG gtgtctcCTTTGGACAGTAATGTCAGCGAGTCAGTCTGCTCTCTGAAGTTTGCCCAGCGTGTTCGTACAGTCGAGCTTGGCCAAGCCTCTTCCTCACGCAGACATGCTGAGAACTCTTCAACGTCTTCCTCACCTACTCATGACAGTGTGGAG CTGGACTCCCCTCCAGTGACCCCTGTGCCTCTGCCCATCTCCAGGGCCAGCAGTGCGAGCTCCACACTCTCTTCCACCTCCAGAGGTCACAGTTCACGCCGCCGATCCCACAGCCAGCTGGCCACTG ATAGACAGGTAGACAGAGCCAGCCCATTGGTTGGGGACAGTGGGCAG GACGAATGA
- the kifc3 gene encoding kinesin-like protein KIFC3 isoform X2, giving the protein MFSTRKTWDLGHTPCLQELWNKDISLDASSVDFLMSDGEEESSFLTLPNSVLQRHRLTPDLNEPPLSDQHQLLLQALQEKVCEYQARLRSGDATKRLLLQHAHEPRQENLSAGRQPQHAPRAPGEHPGLPENQLDPASSACVRHLSAASPRRLDHPDPTHSQNTQQLALITGLHTQIEELEKKLVSQTEEVEKLRSEQGATDLEKQLELLQSENQRLREELRVSYAQQPPAVCSTSTCSTSTCSHSQDAEALRGALLRGEAEGQEQGRRLASLERRLEERVELVAHLQEQLEEVELRSAQNQETLAARLREAEEALSQQAAAPPQVKYVTKTVEVESVQCKQALVEAQTRNQALQEQLGVQRQLLRQLEEQLHDSQRTSRELRQQILVYEGEMERAQGQLEAELQSLEEEKNRVIEEAFIRAESEMKAVHENLAGVRMNLLTLQPALRTLTCDYNCLKRQVQDFPYMLEKAITEAKQEICQVISEVSSANQELLRKYKREMNLRKKCHNELVRMKGNIRVLCRVRPICQEETVGDCKNMVTFDPDDDAVLYLSNKGKLMTFELDKVFPPQATQEEVFQEVQSLVTSCIDGYNVCIFAYGQTGSGKTYTMEGVPEDPGINQRALRLLFSEVSEKKPDWDYSITVSMVEIYNETLRNLLGDAPNEKLDIKMCPDGSGQLYVPGLTEFSVESVEDINKVFELGHVNRATACTNLNEHSSRSHALLIITVAGFNSSTGHRTSGKLNLVDLAGSERIAKSGAEGSRLREAQCINKSLSALGDVIHALRSRHSHVPFRNSRLTYLLQDSLSGDSKTLMVVQVSPLDSNVSESVCSLKFAQRVRTVELGQASSSRRHAENSSTSSSPTHDSVELDSPPVTPVPLPISRASSASSTLSSTSRGHSSRRRSHSQLATGRMKLTA; this is encoded by the exons GCGCTGCAAGAGAAAGTGTGTGAGTACCAAGCTCGCCTCCGCAGCGGAGACGCCACCAAGAGACTGCTCCTCCAGCACGCACACGAGCCCCGCCAAGAGAACCTGAGCGCTGGCCGCCAGCCACAACACGCCCCCCGGGCTCCTGGAGAGCACCCGGGCCTGCCAGAGAACCAGCTCGACCCAGCAAGCAGCGCCT gtgtAAGGCACCTGAGTGCAGCATCACCAAGGCGACTGGATCACCCTGACCCTACTCACTCCCAGAATACCCAACAGCTCGCTCTCATAACAGGGCTGCACACACAG AttgaggagctggagaagaaaCTTGTCAGCCAGactgaggaggtggagaaattACGCTCTGAACAG ggggcGACAGACCTGGAAAAGCAGCTGGAGCTGCTGCAGAGTGAGAACCAGCGTCTCAGAGAAGAGCTGAGGGTCAGTTACGCCCAGCAGCCCCCAGCCGtctgctccacctccacctgctccacctccacctgctcccacAGCCAG GATGCAGAGGCCCTGCGGGGGGCGCTGTTGCGCGGCGAGGCGGAGGGCCAGGAGCAGGGCCGGCGGCTGGCCTCCCTGGAGCGGCGGCTAGAGGAGCGCGTGGAGCTGGTGGCCCACCTGCAGGAGCagctggaggaggtggagctcCGCAGCGCCCAGAACCAGGAAACGCTGGCCGCACGCCTCCGAGAGGCAGAGGAAGCCCTCTCCCAGCAGGCTGCAGCGCCCCCGCAGGTCAAG tatGTGACTAAGacggtggaggtggagtctgtccAGTGTAAGCAGGCCCTGGTGGAGGCGCAGACACGTAACCAGGCCCTCCAGGAGCAGCTGGGGGTCCAGAGGCAGCTACTCCGTCAGCTGGAGGAGCAGCTCCATGACAGCCAGAGAACCAGCAGGGAGCTACGTCAGCag atccTGGTCTacgagggagagatggagcgaGCTCAAGGCCAGTTGGAGGCGGAGCTGCAGAgtctggaggaggagaagaacagAGTGATAGAGGAGGCCTTCATCAGAGCTGAGAGTGAAATGAAGGCTGTGCATGAGAACCTCGCAG gtgtgcgGATGAATTTGCTGACCTTGCAGCCAGCATTGAGGACCCTCACCTGTGACTACAACTGTCTGAAGAGGCAGGTGCAAGACTTCCCTTACATGTTGGAGAAAGCTATTACTGAGGCTAAgcaagag atctGCCAGGTGATCAGTGAGGTGAGCAGTGCCAACCAGGAGCTGCTGCGTAAATACAAGAGGGAGATGAATCTGAGGAAGAAGTGTCACAATGAACTGGTGCGCATGAAAG GGAACATTCGAGTATTGTGCCGGGTACGCCCCATTTGCCAGGAGGAAACAGTGGGTGACTGCAAGAACATGGTGACCTTCGACCCAGACGACGATGCTGTTCTTTACCTGTCTAACAAGGGCAAGCTTATGACCTTTGAACTTGACAAGGTCTTCCCACCTCAAGCCACGCAGGAGGAG GTCTTTCAGGAAGTGCAGTCCCTGGTCACATCCTGCATAGATGGCTATAACGTCTGCATCTTCGCTTACGGACAGACCGGCTCAGGAAAGACCTACACGATGGAG GGTGTTCCTGAGGACCCCGGTATTAACCAGCGAGCCCTTCGTCTGCTGTTCTCTGAGGTGTCTGAGAAGAAGCCTGACTGGGATTACAGCATCACCGTCAGCATGGTGGAGATCTACAACGAGACACTGCG GAACCTCTTAGGAGACGCCCCCAATGAGAAGCTGGACATTAAGATGTGTCCAGACGGCAGCGGGCAGCTGTATGTGCCGGGTCTCACGGAGTTCTCAGTGGAGAGCGTGGAGGACATCAACAAG GTGTTTGAGCTGGGACACGTGAACCGAGCGACGGCGTGCACCAACCTGAACGAGCACAGCTCCCGCTCACACGCGCTCCTCATCATCACTGTGGCCGGCTTCAACTCGTCCACGGGACACCGCACCTCAG GCAAGCTGAATCTGGTGGACCTGGCCGGCTCAGAACGGATCGCCAAGTCTGGTGCTGAGGGCAGCCGTCTGCGGGAGGCCCAGTGCATCAACAAGTCCCTGTCGGCGCTGGGCGACGTGATTCACGCGCTGCGCTCGCGCCACTCTCACGTGCCCTTCCGGAACTCACGCCTCACGTACCTGCTCCAGGACTCGCTCAGCGGAGACAGCAAGACCCTCATGGTGGTCCAG gtgtctcCTTTGGACAGTAATGTCAGCGAGTCAGTCTGCTCTCTGAAGTTTGCCCAGCGTGTTCGTACAGTCGAGCTTGGCCAAGCCTCTTCCTCACGCAGACATGCTGAGAACTCTTCAACGTCTTCCTCACCTACTCATGACAGTGTGGAG CTGGACTCCCCTCCAGTGACCCCTGTGCCTCTGCCCATCTCCAGGGCCAGCAGTGCGAGCTCCACACTCTCTTCCACCTCCAGAGGTCACAGTTCACGCCGCCGATCCCACAGCCAGCTGGCCACTG GACGAATGAAGTTAACCGCATGA